In one window of Escherichia coli DSM 30083 = JCM 1649 = ATCC 11775 DNA:
- the ygiZ gene encoding DUF2645 family protein, whose protein sequence is MLKKQLLSIFEALLYIMLTYWLIDSFFAFNKYDWMLESGDNICSIPSVSGEDRILQAMIAAFFLLTPLIILILRKLFMREMFEFWLYVFSLVICLGCGWWLFWGRFIFCY, encoded by the coding sequence ATGTTAAAAAAACAACTACTATCAATATTTGAAGCACTATTATATATAATGCTTACTTATTGGTTAATAGATTCTTTTTTTGCTTTCAATAAGTATGACTGGATGCTTGAGTCGGGAGACAATATTTGCAGTATACCTTCTGTTTCAGGCGAAGATCGTATATTGCAAGCAATGATTGCAGCATTTTTTCTTCTGACACCACTTATTATTCTTATCTTAAGAAAACTCTTTATGCGGGAAATGTTCGAGTTTTGGCTATATGTATTCTCGCTCGTTATTTGTCTGGGTTGTGGTTGGTGGCTTTTTTGGGGACGGTTTATATTTTGCTATTAG
- the qseC gene encoding quorum sensing histidine kinase QseC, protein MKFTQRLSLRVRLTLIFLILASVTWLLSSFVAWKQTTDNVDELFDTQLMLFAKRLSTLDLNEINAADRMAQTPNKLKHGHVDDDALTFAIFTHDGRMVLNDGDNGEDIPYSYQREGFADGQLVGEDDPWRFVWMTSPDGKYRIVVGQEWEYREDMALAIVAGQLIPWLVALPIMLIIMMVLLGRELAPLNKLALALRMRDPDSEKPLNATGVPSEVRPLVESLNQLFARTHAMMVRERRFTSDAAHELRSPLTALKVQTEVAQLSDDDPQARKKALLQLHSGIDRATRLVDQLLTLSRLDSLDNLQDVAEIPLEDLLQSSVMDIYHTAQQANIDVRLTLNANGIKRTGQPLLLSLLVRNLLDNAVRYSPQGSVVDVTLNADNFIVRDNGPGVTPEALARIGERFYRPPGQTATGSGLGLSIVQRIAKLHDMNVEFGNAEQGGFEAKVSW, encoded by the coding sequence ATGAAATTTACCCAACGTCTTAGTCTGCGAGTCAGGCTGACGCTAATCTTTTTAATTCTGGCCTCGGTGACCTGGCTGCTTTCCAGCTTTGTCGCCTGGAAACAAACAACGGATAACGTCGATGAGTTGTTCGACACCCAACTGATGCTGTTTGCCAAACGGTTAAGTACGCTCGATCTCAACGAAATCAACGCGGCGGATCGCATGGCACAGACGCCAAATAAATTAAAACACGGTCATGTTGATGACGATGCGCTGACTTTTGCCATCTTTACCCACGACGGCAGAATGGTCCTTAACGATGGCGATAACGGAGAAGATATTCCCTATAGCTATCAGCGGGAAGGTTTTGCTGACGGGCAACTGGTCGGTGAAGACGATCCCTGGCGTTTTGTCTGGATGACCTCACCTGATGGCAAATATCGCATCGTTGTGGGTCAGGAATGGGAATACCGTGAAGACATGGCGCTGGCGATTGTTGCCGGACAATTGATCCCGTGGCTGGTCGCACTGCCGATTATGTTAATCATCATGATGGTACTACTGGGTCGTGAACTCGCGCCGCTGAACAAATTGGCGCTGGCACTACGTATGCGTGACCCAGACTCGGAAAAACCACTAAACGCGACGGGCGTACCCAGCGAAGTGCGCCCACTGGTTGAGTCGCTAAATCAACTGTTCGCCCGCACACATGCGATGATGGTTCGTGAACGACGCTTTACCTCCGACGCAGCTCACGAACTTCGTAGCCCGTTAACGGCGCTGAAAGTGCAAACCGAAGTTGCTCAGCTCTCTGACGATGATCCGCAGGCGCGGAAAAAAGCGCTGCTCCAATTACATTCCGGGATCGATCGCGCTACTCGTCTGGTTGATCAACTGCTCACGCTATCGCGGCTGGACTCACTGGATAACCTTCAGGACGTCGCGGAGATCCCGCTTGAAGATCTCCTGCAATCGTCGGTGATGGATATTTACCACACGGCGCAGCAGGCGAACATTGACGTGCGACTGACACTCAATGCCAACGGCATCAAACGCACCGGACAACCGCTATTGCTAAGTTTGTTGGTGCGAAATTTGCTGGATAACGCCGTGCGTTACAGTCCACAAGGTAGCGTGGTAGACGTCACGCTGAATGCCGATAATTTCATCGTGAGGGATAACGGCCCCGGTGTGACGCCAGAGGCACTGGCGCGAATTGGCGAACGCTTCTATCGCCCACCCGGACAAACCGCTACCGGCAGTGGACTTGGGCTATCGATTGTCCAGCGAATCGCCAAGCTGCATGACATGAATGTTGAATTTGGGAATGCGGAACAAGGTGGATTTGAGGCGAAGGTAAGCTGGTAA
- the qseB gene encoding quorum sensing response regulator transcription factor QseB has translation MRILLIEDDMLIGDGIKTGLSKMGFSVDWFTQGRQGKEALYSAPYDAVILDLTLPGMDGRDILREWREKGQREPVLILTARDALAERVEGLRLGADDYLCKPFALIEVAARLEALMRRTNGQASNELRHGNVMLDPGKRIATLAGEPLTLKPKEFALLELLMRNAGRVLPRKLIEEKLYTWDEEVTSNAVEVHVHHLRRKLGSDFIRTVHGIGYTLGEK, from the coding sequence ATGCGAATTTTACTGATAGAAGATGACATGCTGATTGGCGACGGCATCAAAACGGGCCTTAGTAAAATGGGTTTTAGCGTCGACTGGTTTACACAAGGTCGTCAGGGAAAAGAGGCGCTATATAGCGCACCTTATGATGCGGTGATCCTGGATTTAACCTTACCGGGCATGGATGGTCGCGATATTTTGCGCGAATGGCGAGAAAAAGGTCAGCGTGAGCCGGTACTGATCCTGACCGCGCGCGATGCGCTGGCGGAACGTGTAGAAGGGCTGCGTCTGGGAGCTGACGATTATCTGTGTAAACCTTTTGCGTTGATAGAAGTCGCCGCCAGGCTGGAAGCTCTGATGCGCCGAACCAACGGCCAGGCCAGCAACGAGCTGCGCCACGGCAACGTCATGCTCGACCCCGGCAAACGTATCGCCACGCTGGCTGGCGAACCCTTAACGCTGAAACCAAAAGAATTTGCCCTGCTGGAATTACTGATGCGTAACGCTGGTCGGGTACTGCCGCGCAAACTGATTGAAGAGAAACTGTATACCTGGGACGAAGAGGTCACCAGTAATGCCGTTGAAGTGCATGTGCATCATCTGCGACGCAAACTCGGCAGTGATTTTATTCGTACCGTGCATGGTATTGGCTACACATTAGGTGAGAAATGA